The region GACATCTCCACGAAGGAACCTCCATTCGACGTCGCTGGAAAGGCTGACCATCATCCGTACTCGTACCTCAACGATGATTTCGTGCAGCCTGGCAATCTGTACAGAGATGTGATGACTGATCGAGACCGCGAGAACCTGGTGGGCAACATAGTGAGCCACCTGAGCGGAGCGCAGAAGCGCATACAGCTTCGACAGACCGCCCTGTTCTTCAAAGCAGACCCAGACTATAGTCGACGGGTGGCCAAGGGGCTTGGTCTTGACACGAAAGAAGTTGAGAAGCTGGCGCACATGTCTCAGGAGGATCGGGTGAAGGCAACCAAGTAACATTGCGGAGTTGCTGTTGCGTGTTCTGAGCCGCGACCTCTCTGGACACTCTCAGAAATCTCCTTGATTCAGCAGCTCTTGCGAATCCGCGCTCGAATGCTGGCGAATCTAATGGGCATGCGAAACACCCGTTTCTTCTCCTCATTGCCCTTCACTTTCCGAGAGTTCTCCTCTCATCAGCCGTCCTCGTACGGATTTCTTGCCGGGAAAGAATTCGCACCTGGCTTTTCAAGCTGGCATCTTCAACTACCGGTAGATTCCAGGCCATAATCCGGTCGCTCGCACATCATTGATCCATGGAACAGACCGATGCTCAAACCATAAGTGGCGCATTGAGCTGAGGGGGGAACTGAGGAATCTGGCCATTACGCGATGAGGCGACTTTTGCACTGAGATATGAATCCCTTCAGAAACTTCGCCGTCTTACTGGGATTACTGGTCTTCCTGATGGAAGACAATCTTTCCGCCAAGTATCGTCATGACAGGCCTGACCCTCGGGATCTCATTCACTGGTATGTTGAACAGGTTTTGCGATAGCATTACCATGTCCGCGAGCTTGCCTACTTCAATCGAACCCTTGATGCCTTCCTCGAAGGACGCGTAAGCCCCGTTTATAGTATATGCCTCGATCGCATCGTCAAGGGTGACCGTCCTCTCGGACTTGGACACACTCTCCCTCGTCATCGCAGCGTAAATCCCGCCGAGCGGGTCCATACTAGCGACTGACCAGTCGCTCGAGAACGAAAGTACCGCGCCCGACTGTCGGATCTTCCGCCACGGAAACGAGTTCAGGAATCTCTCTCTACCCAGCACGCGCGCGCACACAGAATCCATGGAAGCGTCTGCGTGCTCAGGCTGCATCGAGGCAATCGCCCCGAGCTTCTCGAACCGAGGGATATCGGCGTGGGACATGGTCTCAACATGCTCCACGCGATGCCTACTGTCCCGGCGACCATTGGCCAATGCCGCGTACTCGTAGGCATCGAGGACGGTTCGAACCCCCCTGTCACCGCACGCATGCGTGACCAATTGGAAACCTCGCCTGTCCAGTTCCCTCACGATCTCCCTGAATTCGTCCGGCTCGTACTTCAGTTCCCCTCTCGAATCCGGCCTGTCTGCGTATGGCTCGAGCATCGCCGCGGTGTGGGACTCCAGGACTCCATCAATGAACAACTTGACAGCTCCCGCATTGACCCATTCGTCCTTGTGGTCCTCCCGTGCACATTCGAACTGGTCAAGGTCCTTGGCGGTCATTTCCTTCCGGTACCCGAGCGCGCAGTAGACACGTGCCTTCAGCATCCCATCCTCCTTCAGGCGACGGAAGAGCGGCAGATCGTCTATCGCCACATAGGCATCATGAACGCTCGTTATGCCATACGACGGTGCCCGGGCAACGGCCTCCCTGATTCCTCCCATGACGTCACCCCTCACCAGCCTCGAGACCTCGCCACCGAGGTTGTGAACAACTGAAGAATCCAGGAACACGCCCGTGGCCTCTTGCGTCCTTGGATCCCGCTCCACCCCTGGGGCGGGGGGCCTGTTTGTAAGCTCCCGATCGATCAAGTCCGTGAGCTTGCTGTTCGCGAGGCACACCCAGCCGTCGAACGACTGGAGCAACAGATGTCTGTCGGCCACAACTTCGTCCAGCTCGCGCTTGGTCGGCAGCTTTCCGTCGACCAGCAAGGCCTCGTACCTCCAGCCTATGCCTCCCACTAGCTCCCGTTTAGGGTGCTCGCTAGCGTGCTTTGACAGGAGACCGTAGACTTCCTCACGGGACTTGATGGATCCAAGCTGGACCCATGTCATATCCATGTCGCCCATCGAGAGGTGGAGGTGGCTGTCGATGAACCCTGGGAGCGCCAGCCTCCCCTTCGCGTCTATGACTTCGGTGTCCTCACCCAAGTATGCCTCCAGATCCTGATCGCTGCCGACAAAGACGATTCTGTCCCCCTCGACGGCCACCGCTTCAGCCCACATCTGCGTCCTGTCGACGGTATACACGCTCGCGTTACGGATCGCTAGACTGGCTGAGCCCGCCATTGTTCACACCTGAGCGCCTCCGCGATGCGAGGACGAGATAAATAAGTATCGCAGAGGGCGGGTCTTTCGCCCTCGATTCCCTAGACAGGCAATCGTCCAGTTGCCCACAATCGTGCGGGAGAGAGGATTTGAACCCAGGTCGAGCTAGACATTCTTTCTATGATTTCAGTAGAAATGAAGAATGCAGAGTTGAATTCCGGATTGCGACTATTGCGCCGAGCCAAGTTCCGTCATCTCATAACGTTCTGGATTCTCATTTCGCAATGATTGCGCTCTCAGAGCCTCCGCTTCAGTCATATCGATGTGATTCGCAGGTGTTCGAAGCTCTCGTAGGCTGCGAGTATGATCTGCAGGGCACGGAAGCCATCTTCCCCCGTGACCTCAGGCACTTCATCATTCAGAATGCTCCGGGCGAAGGAGTCGATCTGAAGCCCAAACTGAGCCGGGTGGGGGCAATCCAAGACCTTAATCGGTTTCTGCTCGTCTTCCTTGAAATAGAACAGTTTGTTAGGATAGGGGTAGACTCTGAGCGCTCCCTCCGTGCCATGTATGCGAAGATTGACAGGATGCGGATCCCAAGCTGGCCCCCCAGCACCTTCGTATGGGCCCCAGCTGAACATCCCTTCGCCCGGCAAGTCGGAGAAGTAGGTGGCCTCGTTGCACACGAGTTGCCCGATCGCCCCGCCTGCGGACTTCATTGTCAACAACTCCGTAGCTGGCGGCTGACCTGCCCTGTTCCCCCGGCCGAACACCCATTCGACCTCGCTTGATGTGAACCATCGGAACAGATCCACGAGATGTATGCCGTGATCGGTCAGCCCCATCGGGCCTGCGCCAGGCGCTCCGCTCGGATAGATGTTGTATGCTTCGTAGTTCTTAGTCCCCGATCCGCCTACGAAGATCTCAAGGACCAAGGATACGTCTCCGAGCTGACCTGCATCAATCATCTCCTTCGCTTTCCTGCAGGTTGGGAAGAATCTGAACGACTCGCCATAGAACAGCTTCACTCCGTGCCTGGAACACACCTCTATCATCGACCTGGCATCCTTTAGGGTGAGGGCCATAGGCTTCTCGACGAGTACATCCACTCCAGCCTCAGCTACCTGCTCGGTCACTGCGCGAGAGAACCTGGGCCCGGTGGTAACGCAAGCGATGTCCAGGTCCTCCTTCCTGATCATATCCTGGAAATTCTCATAAGGTTTGATTCCCCACTTTTCGCAGACGCTCTCACGCAAGTCCATGCGCAACTCAGCCCCTGCTACAGTTTGAGCGTTCGTAGCTGTCTTCATCCCGGGTAGATGGCATGTCTGTGCGACGTGACCAAGTCCTATGAACCCAACCTTGAGTTTCCTCATCGGGTCATTCTCCCACCTGATTGTTCCTTGGCTCAAGAGCCGTCTACCGAATTCCCAGGAGAGTCCTCGCCTGCGTCGCTGACCCGACCTCCCTGCCGAGCTCGCGTGCGATCGTGGCGATCTTCCGTACTGCCTCTGCATTGCTCATGATTTTCTCGTCACGCTGCGGATACATCCAGAGATGGTCTTCCATGCCTACTCGGACGAAGTCGACTCCAAGTAGTATGGCGAAAGTCGTCATTGGGAGCCAGTTCCTCCCGCCAATGCTCACTCCGACCACGGAATCGGGAGGGACCATCTTCATCAGCCCAAGCAAGTAGAGCATCCCCCAGGGATCGGGATATGTCTCTGCCGAGTTATGCATGCCCGGTCCCAGAGAGATGAAATAGGGTTTCTTGAGAAGTCCTGGCCTTATGAGCCACTCCCTAACGTTCGAGATGCCTTCTCCGTCATGCGCCATGAATTCCGGTTTGATTCCGTGCGACTCGAGGTATGTGACAGTTTTGACGGTGTTGTCCTCGGTTGCGAGGCAGATTGACTCGTCTAGATAGTAGGAGATCGGTGTGAATATCGTTGACTGCATGTACCTCTTGTCGATGCC is a window of Candidatus Thermoplasmatota archaeon DNA encoding:
- a CDS encoding catalase, which encodes DISTKEPPFDVAGKADHHPYSYLNDDFVQPGNLYRDVMTDRDRENLVGNIVSHLSGAQKRIQLRQTALFFKADPDYSRRVAKGLGLDTKEVEKLAHMSQEDRVKATK
- a CDS encoding amidohydrolase, whose amino-acid sequence is MAGSASLAIRNASVYTVDRTQMWAEAVAVEGDRIVFVGSDQDLEAYLGEDTEVIDAKGRLALPGFIDSHLHLSMGDMDMTWVQLGSIKSREEVYGLLSKHASEHPKRELVGGIGWRYEALLVDGKLPTKRELDEVVADRHLLLQSFDGWVCLANSKLTDLIDRELTNRPPAPGVERDPRTQEATGVFLDSSVVHNLGGEVSRLVRGDVMGGIREAVARAPSYGITSVHDAYVAIDDLPLFRRLKEDGMLKARVYCALGYRKEMTAKDLDQFECAREDHKDEWVNAGAVKLFIDGVLESHTAAMLEPYADRPDSRGELKYEPDEFREIVRELDRRGFQLVTHACGDRGVRTVLDAYEYAALANGRRDSRHRVEHVETMSHADIPRFEKLGAIASMQPEHADASMDSVCARVLGRERFLNSFPWRKIRQSGAVLSFSSDWSVASMDPLGGIYAAMTRESVSKSERTVTLDDAIEAYTINGAYASFEEGIKGSIEVGKLADMVMLSQNLFNIPVNEIPRVRPVMTILGGKIVFHQEDQ
- a CDS encoding Gfo/Idh/MocA family oxidoreductase; the protein is MRKLKVGFIGLGHVAQTCHLPGMKTATNAQTVAGAELRMDLRESVCEKWGIKPYENFQDMIRKEDLDIACVTTGPRFSRAVTEQVAEAGVDVLVEKPMALTLKDARSMIEVCSRHGVKLFYGESFRFFPTCRKAKEMIDAGQLGDVSLVLEIFVGGSGTKNYEAYNIYPSGAPGAGPMGLTDHGIHLVDLFRWFTSSEVEWVFGRGNRAGQPPATELLTMKSAGGAIGQLVCNEATYFSDLPGEGMFSWGPYEGAGGPAWDPHPVNLRIHGTEGALRVYPYPNKLFYFKEDEQKPIKVLDCPHPAQFGLQIDSFARSILNDEVPEVTGEDGFRALQIILAAYESFEHLRITSI
- a CDS encoding 3-keto-5-aminohexanoate cleavage protein, whose product is MDKDKDYVGINPTSPIRCKEGLVINVADKEFEGLSWAKMVERQEKNLTMDKPLFITVCPTGALFSRKQNPSQPYSPKEIAEATIASYAEGACLAHLHTRDEKGESVSNTKLLTETLAPILDKCPDMIIQPSSAEGYNPQSGDYSYETIEPMVEALHGIDKRYMQSTIFTPISYYLDESICLATEDNTVKTVTYLESHGIKPEFMAHDGEGISNVREWLIRPGLLKKPYFISLGPGMHNSAETYPDPWGMLYLLGLMKMVPPDSVVGVSIGGRNWLPMTTFAILLGVDFVRVGMEDHLWMYPQRDEKIMSNAEAVRKIATIARELGREVGSATQARTLLGIR